The nucleotide sequence GAGAGATCTGGCATGTTTGTGGGGTCTCAGGAGCGTTTCATTTGCAGAGAGGCAAACTAGAAACAAAGATTCAAGACAAAACTCCTCCCATTCAAGGAACCGAaaccagcagcagcagggctcCTCCCTGCCTGTGAAATGAAACTTAACAGGCCCCTAGAGGcaggcactgaactgaactgagacgcAGGCAGCAGAGGAGACAGAAGCTCACAGGTTCAGGACGCAGTTAGTTCTGCCGCCTCTGGCTCTCCAGTCCCCAGGGTCGTGATGGGGCTCAGCGATACCCCGGCCAAGTCTCTAGACAAGTTCATCGAAGACCACCTCCTGCCAAACGAGGAGTTCCGCACGCAAGTCAAAGAAGCCATTGACATCATCTGCACTTTCCTGAAAGAGAGGTGTTTCCGATGTGCCCCTCACGGAGTTCGAGTGTCCAAAGTTGTGAAGGTGAGTCCAGAACTGCCTGGCTGGGGAGAAGGGGGCTGGTTTGCAAGTGTTTGCACAGGGACAGTCAGAGAGCAAGAGGCTGAGGTCTCTGGGGCTGGTTCTGATTTATCCATGCCGGAACTATAACCACATCTGTGAAAAATAGCTTCTCGGGAGAGGGCATCCATCTGTAAGTTTTTAACAAATTCCCTGGGGAAGTGTATAAACCACCTAGGTCACGACTGCTTTGGAGATAAGCAATGTGAATCCCGGCAGCATCTACAGTTCACTAATCTTTGCCAGGGTGGGATCTCACTCTTTCTGCAGAGGCTCGAAATGGTTAAGAGTATACGTTTTGAAAGCAGATAGCACCTGCTGGCTGTgaaatcttgggcaagtcacttaacctctctgtgcctcagtttccttacctataaATTTCGGTACCTTATAGGGCTTGCAGATCAAGTAAAGTCAGCCATGGGCCAGTTTACACTATTGATCACGTAAGGTCGTAAATTACAGGGAGGAAAGAATATGGACCCTGGAAAAAGACAACCAGGATGTGAACTGTATCTCTGCCACCCGCTAGCTGTGTCACTGGACTGATACATGATCTCTCACCATCTGTTTCGCCAACCGGAAGATAACAACAGATAATAACAATAGCTAGATCCCAGAGTTGTTGTGAGCATTGTAGGAGTTCCAGCTGCTGATGCCTTCATCGCAGTGGCTAACACTCAATATGTTAGTGATTGTCCTCAGCATTTTAAGGGAGGCTCTTCTcaatgaaaaatgtcagtttcattCTTATTACCTGTTTTAGGGCGGCTCCTCAGGCAAAGGCACGACCCTCAGAGGACGATCAGATGCTGACCTCGTCGTCTTCTTCACCAATTTCACAAGTTTTCAGGAACAGCTTGAGTTCCGAGGAGAATTCATCGTAGAAATTAGGAGACAGCTGGAAGCttgtaaaagagagaaaaaaattgaagtggATTTTGAGGTCCAGAAACAACGACGGGAGAATCCCCGAGTTCTCAGCTTTGCGCTGAGGTCCCGCACACTCAGCCAGGAGGTGGAGTTCGATGTCCTGCCCGCCTTTGATGCCCTGGGTGAGTGCTCCCAGCCACGAGTTCTTACAGTCTTTGTCCTATGTCAGGGCTTCTTCCGTTCTCTTTTCTTGTCTCTGAGCAGAAACAAAATGTCTAAATAACCAAGGTACCCCTTCAAGTGGGAGGAGACCCAGGCATCTCTCCTGGGACAAGAATGCCTAGGGTCTCATTCAGCCACTGAAGTGACATTAAACACCAAACTGGTACAGTTGGGGGTCAAGATATTTGTATAGAACGCCTACCAGTCTCCTTAGTTTGACTTTTTGCAAACTGTGTGATGTTCTCTTTCTAAAAATGAGGTCTCGGGTAAATTCAATATGTTAATTTCATCTTTTATGCAAATGTGAGGCAACCATATGAAACTTACACTGGGGTTGGCATCTAGAGATCGTGCGCGGGAGCACTGGGGCAGGAAGCAATGCACTCTCTGAGGCTCAGGCTCCAGTGTGCACCTTAGGtgcgggcttccctgctggctcaggggtTAAGAACGCTCCTGccgagcaggagatgcaggttcaacccctgggtcgggaagatcccctgcagaaggaaatggcaacccactccagtagtcttgcctgggagattccatggacagaggagcctggcagactagagtccatggggtctcaaaggggcagccaggactgagcgactgagcagcaacacGGACGTGGAGGTGCAAGGCCATGGTGGTCCATGGCCCTAAACGAGACGGACAGAGAGCCTCTCTCCTGGAGCCTGACCATCAGAACACCAGGAAGGAAATGATATCTCGCTGTGACCACAACTAAATATGGTGACTCGACGGAGGATCAGACGACTTTGGTAGATAGGTCTACAAGAGAGGTGAGCTCTGGCCTGAGGCCCAAAGAATGAGAAAGAGCCAGGCGTGGGAAGACCTCCCAGGAAGAagaaacagcaggtgcaaagcCAGGAATGAACGTGGCATGTTTGAAGAAATGAGGCAACCAGGGGAGTCAGTGGCAAAGGGATTGAGGCAGGAGGTAAGATGAAGGAGGAGACGGTCTCACCATCCGCGTGGGCCACTGTGAGGACTTGGGATTTTACCCAGGGGTCCTGGGAAGCAAGAAGTGGAAGGATCAGGTTTCAAGGCCTCTGTATGGGCTGTGGGGATCCAGGCAGGAGGGTGCCACCACCTCTGCTGAGTCCAGGTGAGAGACGACGGGTGACGGCGGTGGAGGCGGGAGAAGGGAGGCCCGGGGATGGACCTCAggcctcctggctctgggcctgctgacctccccactgccccccaagGCCAGTGAGTCTGTGTCCCCGGGGCGACAGAAGGAAGCTCAGAAAAGAGCTGACATTTAAGTTTGAATTCATTCCCAACAGGTCAGTTGACCAAAGGTTACAGACCTGATCCTAATATTTACGTCAAGCTCATCCAAGAGTGCGAGAAACTGGGGAAGGAAGGCGAGTTCTCCGCCTGCTTCACGGAGCTGCAGCGAGACTTCCTGAAGAGTCGTCCAACCAAGCTGAAGAGCCTCATCCGCCTGGTGAAGCACTGGTACCAAGAGGTATGGCCGGCCCCATGTGGGCAGAGccgagaaggaggaggaggaggggaggggagagtgaggggggagaggaggggaggggaggggagagagggagggggagagggagggaggggaggggagagagggaggggggagagggagggaggggaggggagagagggaggggggagaggagggaggggtggcGTGGAGGGAGGCAAGGAGCAGGGAGAGGcatggggaggagaggaaggaggaggggaggattCAGAAAGGATGCGCGAGGCAGGAGGGACGAATGGAGAGGAGGGAAAGGGAGCCAGGAGGGAGATgatgaaaggaagaaagtggAGGAGTAGACATCGGTCGGAAGCGGAAGAAACAGGGGGAAGAAGGGTAGGGTCTGGGGCAGTGCCAGTGGACTCGGGGATCTCACTCTTCCCGGTTATCCCATATCAGCAAATGACAGCTCCATCCTTTCAGTTGCTCCAGACAAAACCATGGgtctttcttatctttttcatacacacacagacacacgcacacacccaccAATTTACGAACGGCTTGGTCCTATATTAAATATCATCATCAACTACCCCCTCACCACCACTCCCAGGCTTTGCTCTTCTCTTCATTAGTCCACCAAGAAGGAAATTCTACttcagcctcagggcctttgcatgagcttatttgtttgttcattgtCTGGCTTCCCTTTGAGAATGTACATAAACGAAGggatttgtatattttatttgtatatattgtataaatatataatatgatactGCATGTTTTATTCACTGCTGTTGCCCTAGAACCTAGAACAGTGCGTGGAATATAATAGGTTCTCGGTAAGTAATTATTCAATGAGTTAATGAGTGCTAACCTGCCCCCCCAAACTCCCCACCTCCCAGCACACACTCTTTTGCTCACTTCCTAGCTGTCTGAATCCGGTCACATGAATTAACCTCTTGTCCTTCCCATTTTCTCCCTTGAGAAGAGTGGCATGGCACAGCAACACTAAATCAGATACCATGAGGCCGTGCAAATAGATTGCTTCAGGTCGTATGCACATTTGAAGACTATCAACCCCTCAAATCCATGAGCATGGTACCTCTTTCCATTGATTTTTGTCATCTTCAGTTGCTCTGATCAAAGTCAGGTATAGGTCTTTCACCGTGGTTGAATTTATtcctagtttaaaattttttttaatgtaattgtaaatgggattgcttTTAAATTTCTCATTGTGATAGTTTGTTACtcatatatagaaatgcaacatattTCTATGTCTTATTACTGTATCCTGCAATCTTCCTAAatgcagtttttattttgaatagtttttTCAGGTGCCTagcattttctatgtatagtgccatgtcatctacaaatagcAACAGTTaaacttcctttttaatttgcatggatattgtttctttttcttgcctgattgccATGGATGGACtttcaatactatgttgaataaatgtgAGGAGAGTGGGCATGTgtgtcttgttcttgattttaaagaaaaagctttcGGCCTTCACCACTGAGTGTGATGTCAGCTGTAGGTTGGTCATATGCGGCCTTTATTGAGTTATGTTCTCTCCACATCCACCTTGGTAAGAGTTTGTAAGACAGTGGTTGTTGAattttctcaagttttttttctgtatatgggaaaataatcatatggttttatcctttattttgttaatacaAATGTATCtctttgattgatttgtggattcTGACATCCTCACATCACTGGACTAGATCCAACTTGAtcatgctgtgtgaccttgtaaTATGTTGGTGAATTTGCTTTGCTAATATCTTGTGGAGGATTTTCCCATCTATGATCATCAggcctgttgttttcttttttgtgctacATTTTTCTGCTTTTGGTGTAAAACGAGTTTGGAATCATCTCCTAATCTGCACTTTTGTGAaacagtttgagaaggataggcattaactcttctccACACAAAAGCTGAACAAACTCATGTTTCTAATCTGTTCCCTCTTCTCAGTGTAAGATGAAGAGTAAGAATAACCTGCCCCCACAGTATGCCCTGGAGCTGCTGACCGTCTATGCCTGGGAACAAGGAAGCTCAGAACCAGACTTCAACACAGCTCAGGGATTTCGGACTGTTTTGGAGTTAGTCCTGAAGCATCAGGACCTCTGCATCTACTGGAAAAAGTATTATGACTTTCAAAACCCTACTATTAGACAATACCTGAGAGGACAACTTGCAAAACGCAGGTACTCTATCCTCACATGCCTTAGATCCCCATATAAATGAAGCCCTGATTATAGCCGTGGCACCCTGGAAATGTAGGAAGACGGAGGTTTCCACAGTTATTGATCATCATCTGTTCTCAGTCACTGTGCTGGGCACTTCACTCCTACCATCTGATTGAAATAATAACCTGCAACTCTGTGAGGCAGACACTGTGCTAACCACTGTACAGATCACTGAGGTATGGAGAAAGAAGAACTTGTGCAAACTTTACAGAAAGTGAGTGAAACAGCTGAAATCTGAATCAAATAGCAATAGctacaacaataataatagttgcTACCAGGAAGTAAGAGCTTGCTGTAAGACAAAAACACTCTGATAGAGTAGTGGAATTTTGGTTATTAAACCTGTCGTGTATGGACAACTTATTATGTTTCAGTTACTGTTGGGAGCATGTCAAGTGCTCCTCTAGCTCCTCATACAACATCCTTTGAGGTAGGGATGTTCAAatctgcccatttcacagatgaggatactgaggATTAGAGATTCAGGTGACTTTCCCAAAGACACACCACTACTTAAGAGCAGAGGTGAGATTCAAACCAGGTCTCTCAAGGGCCAAATGCAAGCCCCCTTCACCTCATTTTCAATGTCCAGTGTAGGGCAGGGCACCCAGGTCACAACCCAGGGAGAGGTGTCACATGAGGCCCTTCTGCTGCCCCCAGACACCGTCTGCCCAGGCTGGTATTTTGCCCTGCCGGGAGCTCTGAACATCCCAGACACAGCCCATGTACTCACCTCTCCTCTCTGACTGTTGTTTCCAGGCCTGTGATTCTGGACCCGGCTGACCCGACTGGAAATGTGGCTGGTGAAGAGCCACAGAGGTGGCAGCTGCTTGCACGGGAGGTTAGAGTCTGGCTGAGGTACTTGTGCTGCAAGAACTTGGATGGGACTCCAGTGAGCCCCTGGGTTGTGCCGGTGACACCTCCTGATTAAGCTTATGACCGGATGGCACTTTGAAATAACAACGTCTACAAATGCTACTTAAGTCAAATGCAATTTCATCTCGGTCTTTGTATTCTTTCAACATGGTCGCCCTCTGTGACCCATCTCCACATTGACCCCAAAGCCACGCTGCCTACCTGGAGCCCCCAGACAATGACCATGGGTGCCAGAGACACTCAGGCCGCCCCAGCCCTGGGAGTCAGGGGAAGCTCCGACACGGGACATTGGCAAAGGGACTCTCCACCACCTTGCTGGATCGTGTCTTGACTGCAGAGCCAACTGTCCTTCCTTCTTGCCTTCTTCACCCAGAGTCGGATTAGATCAGGGCTGTCAGCTTTCCCAGCTTCTTCAAGAGCCCTGATCATTGTCTCTCACCTGGGTGTTTCCCAAAAAACAATCTGCCGCATTTAATCTCACATTGGCATCTGCTCCTTAGAGTGACCCAGACCCACACAAGCCCCTCTGCCGCCACCCTCAAGGTAGGTGTGGGCTCTTCAGCAAATCCTAGCTGTGATGATGACCCGAGGGACCATCCTGCTCATCCTCAGCCATCACCTCTTCTCAGACAATGTCACGGCCTACGAGGTGGGTCCTGGACGAAgccaccatctcaccctctcccaccccatctcagcCCTCATTCCTGCTCCTTGGCCGGGGCTTCTGTCTTTATCCTTTCTATATTTGTGTTCTCAGATGCTTTGACATCTGGGCCCTGCTGATCCGGGAGAGACTGCCCTCCCGGGGTTGGCTGTTTCCTAGACACAGCCAGCAGCTCCCCTGTTGGCCTTTCCCATGCAAACCTGTCGAGCATCTCCTGCCCCACCGCCCAGATGCAGAGCCAGTCTGAGCCACAGCCCACCCTGCCCCACTCATGCTGGGACCAGGTCCCGATGGCTCAGGAAAGCCCCTCCTCTCCACAGCCCTCTTACATTATTCACACTTGCCGTCCAAAGACTGCTTTCCCTGCCTCGCCTGCCTTTCCCAGAGAAATGACCATAAAGGTCTTGGCCTTGTGTTCCTCTAACTCCATCTGCCTCATGTGAGACCCTGGTGCTTCCCGCGTGGCCTGGAGACAGGACGACAGGCTGTGTCTCCTATTGCCAGGGACCTGTGAGGACCATACTTGGTCACTGATTTTAACATGAGAGTGAGAAATATTTTTGCTCTTTACAAAAGAGGAAGAATCCAAAGTATCTCCAAAACTTGGgaccttttctttctgtctcaatTTCTGTGTCTTTGTCGAGTCTCTCTGAAAATGGGATTGTACCCCAGATGGGGTTTTGTTACCACTGTGTTATCTTCAGCACAGGTGTCTCTTCATGCCCAGAGGACACTCTGGAATCACATGTAATTACCACGGGGGTGGTCCACTTGCATTGTTTTCTGAGAGTGTTTCAGAATTATACATAAAGCTACAGTCACTAGTAGATTAACTGAATTGCTAAATAGTTGCTTAACTGAAGAGCCACACGGATCATATGGTAGATATCATATCCTATTGTTAATTCTTGAGGAACTCTCACACTGTGTCCATAGTGGTGACACTGAATTGCATTCTCAGCAAGAGAGGTCAAGAGGTCCAGGCCCTCCACATGCTCACCATCACCAGTGTCCTTTAACACATGTGATAGCTATGCTAACAGGTAAAAGCGATGCCTTATGATTTTGATTTCCACTTCCCAGATGATTCCTAATATTGagaatgggaattccctggtggtccagtggttaggatcgGGCAGTCTCACTGCTGGggacagggttcaatccctggttgggcaacCAAGATCAGgcaagctgcacagtgtggccaaaataataatcatagcgatgagcatcttttcatatacctgttggccatttgtaaaccttctttagaaaaataaaaattcaatccTTAGCCCATTATATAGTTGGTTATTTGTCCTTTAGCTAGTGAGTTGtccaagtgaaagtcgctcagtcacgtccgaccctttgtgaccccaggcactgtatcgtccatgggattctccaggccagaatactggagcgtgtagcctttcccttttccaggggatcttgccaacccagggatcgaacccaggtctcccgcactgcaagcaggttctttaccagctgagccacctgagaagcccaaggcCCTCATTATTTTCTCACTAACCCCTTTTCCGATAGTTGTTTGTAAccattttctccatttccattcccttttctcccttcattttatacctgtttttcatttttattttatattggggtatagttcatttacagtgtgtgttagtttgaatgtacagcaaagtgattcagctctacatttatctattctttttgatCAGTTACCTTTgcattctcttgtgttttctttttcatttgctggGTAGAAGCTTTTTAGTTGGATTACTTcccttttgtctgtttttgttctaTTGTCAGTGTTTTGTTTACACATTCAATTACACTTTTGCAAAGttgtcaagaatatacaatgaggaaaggacagtctcttcaataaatcaaGCTGGGAAcattggatatccacatgcaaaaggatAAAATCACACCTTTTCTTCCAGCATGCACAAATATCAACTCAGAAGAGATAAACGCCTAAACGTAAGagctgaaactgtaaaactcctagaagaaaacacagggagaaCGCTTCATGACatagatttggcaatgattttatGAATATCATATCAAAACACAGACAAATAGGGGTGAGTTGGTGGTGCATactagttctgctttgtggatgCCAAATATTCCAGCAGCATTTGCTGAAGGGACCGTCCTTCCCCACTGCTCTACAGAACCACTTCAGACATGTGTCCAGAGTCATGTGTGTGAGCTGTGGTATACCATTGATCAATTTTTGTGTCCTTGGTTTAATACTACCTGTACTAATTGCTGTAGCCTGATATTAATTCTCAGTGTCTTGTAGGAAACTGTGTTCTATCCAAACTAATGTCCTCTCTTGgctctttctatttctatgctAATATTATACTCAGTTTGTGAATTTTCACCCAAAATACAGGGAGGCATTTGGTTGGAATTCCATAAATTAGTTCAGGGAAAATGACATCCATGTAATATTGAGTATTCCAGTCCACAAACTTGGAACTTCTTtccattaattttcttctttaattactCTGTAACcacattttatagtttttcccTGGATTGCTATTACATATGTTTTCTCATATTATTCCTAGATATCCATATTTATATTAGTGTACTTAGcaagttttctttcatttcatttgtaaTGTTGATCTCATGAAGACCTCAGTGGATGTGTTGGATTATAGTATAATGAGTGAGCTTTATACTTCTCTGAATTTTCTGGTTTTATTGTATTTTGCTGTAAATCTATATCCTGTATGACTACAAGAATCAATAAAGTGAAtttctttcaaaacttttttgATAAGTGTTTCTCAGCTAAGCTGTGATGATTTGGTCAAAGCTGGCAGAGGCAGGTAACAGAAAACTCGAGGGTGCCGCACTTGAGAACTGCTGGTTCAACCACAAATCCATCAGACTCATCAAGAGAGAAGAAAGCGTGTAAGGGATGATGGACATGCTTGGATGAAATCTGAAACAGCCGCGTCATAAATGCCTGATTGCCCAGAGCTGAGTCCCCATTCTGGACCACTTCCTGCTGAGGAAAGGAACCCGGGAGGAACGGAGGGTGGAGCTGGAGAGATGAGCGTGGGCTTCTCCGAGCCTGCCTGGAGGCTCAGCATCCTGTCGGGTGCCCCAGCCCCACCAGGGGTGCAGTCTGCTTACTACCCGCCTTCGGGGCTCCCAGCCCCATGGGGGCTGTCCTGTCTCAgggcttctgtctctctctgttcaTGTTTCAGAGCATGTCTCCCACAGTTCGAGACCCTTACGAAAATGAGGTGTCTCTAAAAAGTGGAGCAGAGATCATCGTATCTCTCCTGGGACAGTCATGCCTAAACCAAGGAGGCAACGAGGAACGGTAAATTGGCACAATTTGGGGACAAGACATTCTTTATGGAACCCCCACCAGCCTTACTTGTTTGATTTAATGGCAAAGTGTGTGAATGCTATTTTTCTAACAACGGGCCAGCATAGATTGATCCTCTGCAGTTGGGGACCTGAGaagttcccttctttttcttttttttttagaggtgCACTTTTGTGGGATCTGATACACAGGAAGTGTGTATTTATGCCTGACAATTAATGATTATAAATAATTACCATCACTATCTTACTCACAGCAAAGAGTGTTTATTAACGATCTCTCCAGCCTGGTTCAAATTGTGATGccagagaagactgttgagagtcccttggactgcctgcttggagatcaaaccagtcaacctgaaaagaaatcaactctgaatattcattggaaggactgattctgaaggtgAAGCTGCACTAATCTGGCCATTTCTGATGCggagaattgactcactggaaaagaccctgatgctgggcaagactgagggcaggagaaggggatgacagaggatgagatggctggatggcaccaatGACTAAATGCAGGATGTGAATTTGAATAAATTGCAGGAGATATTGAAAGACAACGGAGCCTGGgctactgcaatccatggggtggcacagagtcagacacgaaatAGTGATTGAACAATGACAATCCAGCCTTGTCGGCATTCCCTCCCATGCCCTGCCCCCACGGTGCTTCTGCCAATAGAAAACAGTGCTTCCCTTGAGGTCATGTCTAAGAATCAGTCCAGTGTAGACGAGACAACAGATTTTCTAGAAATCAAAAGTTCAttcagaaagaatatatatgtcaGGAATGAGTCTGATTGTTTACAATTTGGTGTAATTTCTCAAACAGTCCAATAGAGAACATTAGCTCCTGGGCTCCGTAAATCCCCGTCACATGCAAATTGCTTTCTTCACCAACTCCCCTACCACCCCATCTACCCAAACCTCCAGGAAAAGGA is from Muntiacus reevesi chromosome 13, mMunRee1.1, whole genome shotgun sequence and encodes:
- the LOC136145804 gene encoding 2'-5'-oligoadenylate synthase 1-like, whose amino-acid sequence is MGLSDTPAKSLDKFIEDHLLPNEEFRTQVKEAIDIICTFLKERCFRCAPHGVRVSKVVKGGSSGKGTTLRGRSDADLVVFFTNFTSFQEQLEFRGEFIVEIRRQLEACKREKKIEVDFEVQKQRRENPRVLSFALRSRTLSQEVEFDVLPAFDALGQLTKGYRPDPNIYVKLIQECEKLGKEGEFSACFTELQRDFLKSRPTKLKSLIRLVKHWYQECKMKSKNNLPPQYALELLTVYAWEQGSSEPDFNTAQGFRTVLELVLKHQDLCIYWKKYYDFQNPTIRQYLRGQLAKRRPVILDPADPTGNVAGEEPQRWQLLAREVRVWLRYLCCKNLDGTPVSPWVVPVTPPD